The window gcaagtagtggtaaacaagtcaaggagggtgcCGACagacccctccacatgaacagcaaccttgcaccaatcatatatccgctttaggcgcgtgaacagagactgtaaaccaatcatatagctattgctagcccatgctctatcgcctgtctatatatactctgtaacagcttgaataaagggagaacgatcatactcacattgagactccatcgttactccgggtccgtctcccactccgacgcTCTGGAAAACAAATGTAAGAATTCCATCAGTCTTATCCAATCCACCTGTAAAGACACACAGAAGTCAGACAGCGATAGGAAAAATCTTTATGCTGTATAATCTGTATAACTTATACTGGTATTGGCTCATGCACTTCTGCTTTATTGGTAAAGAGAGTGGCTTCATCATGGGGTGCAAGAATATTAGAAGTAACCACAAAAGAAATTGTCATATGGAATTCTCTGTCTAAAGTTGTTTAAACAGTTGCAACCTTTTGAGGCATAGGCATAGCCCagatttttcccttgctcttaTTTGTACAGTTGTGATAGTGGGATGTTTAGCATGGCTCTGTATCTCAGTAGATCTGTCCTTTTCTGTTCCTATTTTTCTGTTGCTCTCCAGAGGCTGGGAAGGGACTGGAGAAAGGGCCATGTGGAACAAAAATGTCAAGGAGAAATTTggagtgaacactgttgaaaaCCATGTTCATGGatccctgcctgagcaggggagaaaaggagagTGGGGAGCAATACCTTAAATCACTGTTCTGAAACAGTGTTCCGTGGCAGTACTTGTGTCAACACCAAAACGGGAGGCTGGTGTGGAATAGTTAGTGCCTGGTAAACTCCCGTACTGGTTCACTGTAGAGGAATCTTCTCATAAGGAGAACCCCCTTCTGCCTGAACTGGTGCCTTGAGACACAAAACTTTTTAAAGGATTTCAATCTTGCTGAGTGCTATATGCCATTTTGACAGATTACCCAACCAAAAGAGAAGGAATTCTGTTCAGCAGTTTGCACATGCTGTGTATTTATGTAGCAATCATCTTCTAACAAGCCAAACTGTGcaaaaatgggggggaaaaaaaaacctgtcaagTACTACCCAGCCTTTCCAGCTGAGGTGAATTCTGCATTTGCATGTGCTTCATATGCCATACATGTGGCCATGTATCTGTCAAGACACTGTAATGTCAGGAGTCAGACCTGGATGACCATATGCTTCTTCAAATGGCACAATGTAGAAGTGGGAAGATTTGATCCCAGATCTCTCCCTCTTGTTGAAGTTGGAGAGATTTCAGTGAACAGTGTGAAGGCTGCCTGTTGAAGTAGTAAATGTTCTCTGGCAAAGATAGTGAATTGctgagaatttattttttcatccCCCTAACACCTGAAGTTTTTTAATATACCCAGAATTTCCAGGGTAACATAAAAATATGACTATCTAAAAGTAAAATTTTCTGATAACTGTTCCTGCTTTTCCTGAGTAAAAGGCTTCTGCATGAATGCTCTCGATGCCCTGTCTTCAGAATGTCCTCCTGAATGGTCAGAGCAAGGCTCTACTCTGATAAAACCAGCTGGATTATGCTGGTGGTTGGTATTCCAACACCAGATGTATGGGCTCTCAAATTAGAGCTCTCGAAGAGTTGCAGCAGGTTGGGATCTTCAGGCTGGGAGGAGGAAGTGTTCCTGGCCTGGGAAAGCATAGTGATGGGGGAAGGTTTATTTCTAACTCTGATTGACAGAAGATACTTGGGAATGTCACTCACCCCTTGCAGCTGGCCCAGCGCCAACAGGCAGAGCAAAACAGATTATAAGTGAGTGTTCTGTCAGTATGTTCAGTCCATGCAGTGGATGGGTTTAAAAACATGGCTTTAAAAACCTAGGGGACTGTTGGTATATCAAGCTGTTCTTACATCAGTGATATAATGAGAATTGTTCTTATTTTACAGGTTGATATAATTATTAAACTTTGGAAAAACGGATTTACAGTAAATGATGGTGAACTTAGGAGCTACACTGATGTTGCAAACCAGCAGTTCTTGAACTCCGTTAAAAAAGGGTACATGAGCTTTTGTGTATTGAGTCAGCCTGTGTTAATATGCTTTGGATAGCACTTTGCTCATGCTTTCAAGCTAGATGAATTTTGACTTAGCTGCTTGGCTTTGCGCTCTGGTAGCACTGCAGGAGTGTAGGCCATTGCCTAAGTTCCTGCAGCGCTAATGGCTGTTTTAACATCAACAGGTTCAGGAGCTTTCTGTTGCAGTAGTGGTACACTTGCTGATGAAATAGATAAAAGCAAGTGTTGGGAGGAGGCACAGCAGGTGCGGTATGAAATACAGAATAAGTCAGAGTGCCTAATAATAGCTACCGCTCAAATGATACGTTGACTAGCAAACTTGATCCCCAAGTGGTTGAGCATTTCTGTTTTTATGGCCCTTGTGCGTTTTCCTGTTACCGATGAAGAGCCTCCGTTAAATGGGCACAGTTGCTGCATGTTACAGAAGTTCTGATCAgccttcagtttctttttctagTGCAAACTTGCGATTTCCATCACTTGTGTGTATGTTGCAATCTTTCCTTAATCCTAATGTTAACAGCTGGCATGCTACTGTAATCTCTAGTATTTGGTGCAGTGTTGCTTTCAAATAGCAGATTGAATGTAGAAACTAGTGTATTTTTGAGCCTTTAATTTGTGGTGTTCTTGCCCCATACAAACAGACTTTTACAGAGAATATAATTTGGTAATTCTTTTATATTTATGTGAAGCAGTTAAGCCCTGTATTTTCAGTCTTCTCCATGCTTTACTAGCCctttaaaaatgctatttttacacTATTTTCTTCTATGGATGTCACCTTCGTTGGTTGTGCTAGCAATTAACTGCTTTGTTTAAAGTCCTCTACTTTCTTTGTTTGCATGAATCAAAGACAAGTTTGCTACCCCCTTCCACCATCTGCTTGTGGAAGTGCTAAGTAATTACAAGATGGTtcctgaataactgttgatggtGGAGAAGCACCCAGTACAGTCCATGTACCAGCTCAGTACCACCACCCAAAAATGTAGTATCTGCATCAGAGCTCATAAGTGAAGGCATTGCTGTGTTCTGCTTAATGCAAGTAATGCATCCCCAAGGTGATACTATTAGTACACAAGGTGTAGCTATTAGTGATGATCTaatttttgaaaagctgaaattCATGTTTATCTATAAACACATATGTTTCTAAATTCAGTCTTTCTCTGTAAAAGTCAAGTATGTTTTCTTTTATCTTACTATGGCAATTAAAAAACTGAACCTACTGCAGCTGTGTCTGGTAATACTAAACTTTTTGCACATTgtgtggggttgttttttttgtgtgtgtgttaactGAGTAAATTTGAACATCATTCAGCAATTCTCATGctgtcttttatttttcactttctagTTAATGTGCAGTTCAGGAGTTTGAAGTTGTTTGTATGACATGCGCTTACTTAGTATAGCTCTTAGTAAATAGTTTTACTTATGAGTTTAAAAACATATAATCCTTATGAGGATAAACATAAATCAGACATTAATCATTAACATATTTTGTGTACTGAAAACTGTATCATAATTCTTTTTGtgatatgcatttttttccttaagggaACTGCCTTTTGAGCTACGAAAAATTTTTGATAAGGAGGAGGTAGATGTGAAAGTGGAAGATAAGAAAGATGAGGTGTATTTATCATCAAAAAAGCCAATGTTTCATCCCTTTTCTGGACATGGTTACAGATTAGGAAGGTGAGTAGTCTGACATGATCTGTGATTGAGGACTTGAAGCAAACTATACCTACAGTAAAGGATTATGTGATAattagtttggaagggacctcgggggTCTCCAGccaacctcctgcccaaagcagggtcagctgtgggtGGAGTCAGCTGAGGTTGTTCAGGgttttatccagtcaggtcttgaaaacctctgaggacaGTGACCGcccaatctctctgggcaacctactcCAGTGCAGGACTGTCCTCATGGGGGGAAAAGATTTGCTTTATACCCAGTCCAAACTTCCCTTGTTTCACTTTATTTCCGTTGTCTCTTGCGGCTCCCTCCTCCTGATGACCTCCTTGTGAGTACTGACAGGCTGCTGTTAGGTGCCCCGAGCAGTCTCCCACCCAGACTGAGCAAACCCATCTTCCCCAGCTTCAcacggcaagtgctccagccttaaccatcttggtggccctctgctgaactcgctccagtttATCTGTCTGTCTTTTATTTGGGACAAAATTGCAATGCGGTATCTAGATGTGGTCAAATCAGTGCTGAATAGATGGGGTCTTCGGTTCCCATAATCTACTGCCCGTGCTCTTGTTAATACAGgcaggatgctgttggccctctctgctcaAGATCTAAACGTTAGCAGTACTTTCTCCAAGTGCTGTTTCCTGTTGAAAGGCTTTCAGTCTTCTATTCTGCAAGTTAACAGAAAAGAACCTTTAAAGCTGTACGCACAATATTTTGTGTGAGAAAAGGAGAATATGACATTCTCATAAAAGGAACTGAATAAGTAAGAGGGTATTTTTGCATTCTATTAGAATTTTTTAGTATTTGACcatatgtttattgcagtaacttTTTAGCATGTTATACTGATCACCCCTCCTTTATTCCATGCTTCTCTTACGGGTGGAGAGGGCCAGTCACTAATGCCAGTGCTAAAACTGGACTTGATTTATTACCAAACAGCACTGTGTTTTGGAAGATTGTTGTAGAGGGGCAAGCCAAGAGTTCGCCTGTCAGTCCCTGTGATGTTGCTTGCTCCGGCCAAATAATCTTCCCATATCCCTGTCATGTAAGACTTACGTGCTTTTAAAAGCAGACTTCAGCCTAGGGAACAGAACATAGTCAGTGACAAAGAGTCTCCAGGAAACCTTCAGATGTGGGGCTGCCTTGTGACCCTGCAGACTGGGCCTAGTAGACTGGTGAAACCTCAGGTGAACAGCTTGTTTTGACTAAGTAGAAAAGGCTTGCTGCTAAGACCCAGTGCTGGTGGGGAAGGAAAGTGTGACCTGGGTAGGAAacgaggaggaggggagaagatgGTAATGTGCAGAGTAAGAGACTGATACGGCAAAGGATGAATGGTTCTAGGCTGCCTTAGAGAAATCGGTATCTGTTTCATCAGAAAGTAGTGTGTTGCACAGTCCGCTCAGTTGCTATATGCCTGGGTAGATAAGGTCAGTAGAGAAAAGCTTCCCATGAGGGGCAGATAAGGTGAGATGAGATTTTGCAAGTCTTGCTTTTGGTAGCAGCAAAATTCTGAGCAAACGAGGGTCAAGAATTTAATATTATTTCATCTTCAAGTAGACAGGTatacagcaaaagcaaaaagagatcTATGAATGTGCTGGGTTTCTGCTGCTGACTTCAGTACTAAATGGCAGGTTGTTCAGTTGCTTGTCTTGCTCTGTCATGCCTACAGCAAGTAGTGATCTTGCTTCCCAGTAGGCAAGAGAGATTCTGGAAACATGCTATTCCATGAATTTCAGTTGGCTGGTTTTGTACACTGAGATGTCTTACAACTTGCTAAGCATATTTGTTATAGACTGGATaaaatgcttccccccccccattgccATTCTACTCAGTGATATGTTATCAGaacctttttctttaaagactagtaagtatttttgctggTGTGGGAAACATGAGCCAGAAGTGCTCTGACTCCATGAACTGTTGCTTGCTTCCTGATGTTAATAAATGTCCATTACATGCAAATGCTACTCTTTCAGCAGAAAAGCTTTGTGGGGAAACAGTAATACTGACTAGTTATAACAAGTTTTCAACTGTAGAACTGCCTTTACACATTTGCATTTGTGTGCTTCAGTTTATGACCTAGACAAAATTCTGTTTATCAATTAAACTTTTTTTATAGTCTCTATAGATTTCCTGCCAGTGCTCCTAGATGGATGGATGATGTGGGTGGATGAACTTTGTAGTCCTTAGATGAATCAGTCTGTTGACTGGCTCATTGTAAGTTCTGTTTGAGGAAAGGTAGAACTAGAATTGATTTATATAAATGTAAAGCTCAGATGAGTTTATTCCTTTTCCCCTATGTTGTACAGAGGAAACAAATGAGGCTTATGAGACTCTTCTAACATACCTTATGAATCTGTTTAACTAAAGGgtatatttcttctgttttatgcACCTCTGTTCAGTTGTGTTTAATGGTTTGTGACTATAACAAGACAACCACGTTTTTCTATTAAGCTTAACTATACATTTTAAAGTCTACCACAGAAGCATGTTAATCAAAATATTGACTGAAAGCCCTTGTAGCAAAGTGGACTTGCTCTATAACCTCATTAGGGTAAAACAATGTGTGTCAAGCTTCTTAACTGCTAGTCTGGGTAAGGCACAATACTcttgggctttttcttttctgaaaattgacTGGAGATTCTTATGTCTCTTCAATCATTAGTTTATAAGATTATCAAAAGAAGATGTAAAAGGAATAAGTAAGCCTTTAAAAGGGATGATGCTACTTTGAAGTCAGGATATTGAGACCTGTGTTCTTGGTTTGTGGCTTTAGTCAAAGCTCCCACCACTAGATGGCTTTATCTGTCAGCTCCAAAAGAGCAAAGCTATTAAGTATAGAAACACTTTAAACCTTGGTGAATATAACTCTTCTAACCTTTCCTTGCAGCTTAACTTAACTTGTTGGCTTCAGTTTTATTCCACATGTACTTGGTATTAAAAGGATCATCTCAGGCACCTAGTAAAAATTCCTGAGATGTGAACATGAAAGAGGAGATTTGGTCTGAGAATTACACCAAAATTTGTATCTACTTGAGACAGTCATCTGAACTACCACTGTGGTTGATGGGGCTAAAATGTAATTCAGCCCAACCTAAAGTAGACACCTGGACAGTTGACTGGCTCTCCAGCCTCTGCTGTACTAGAGACAACTATCTTGCACATGAATGCCTACACTTCAGTGTCTCGTTCTGGAACTGAACCTCACGGATCAATTGGCCAACTAAAGCTGATCATTGCTGGGCTTAAGTATGACTTagacattttatttcttctgctccCAACATTTGACATCATCTTTCTGGTCCTCAAGCCTTCTTTCCAGCTCTGGAGGACCACTAGGGTTTATTGAATGTTGAGGTTAAACAAGAACAGAAGCAAAGAAGAAATACGGATGTGAGCTAAGTAGATCAGTAGAGGCAGGTGACTAATAAGTAACCTATTGCTGGAGCAGCAGAATGTTTTGCAGATGTGCCTCTTGGAATCTGCTGATTTCTACTTCTTGCTCCCCCGCTGATTTCTATATAATGCAAGGCAGTGAATCCTGTGCCCCTCCTGTGCCTCCAGTCCCAGTGAACATCCCTTATCACTCACCTGGGAATGAGATTCCTTGATTCTCATTCTTTTCGCACAGTTTCAATGGAAGAAGTAAAAAGTGCCTCTATTCTTGGCTGACAGCCTAGAAATTAGGGCGCTTACCTAGATAGTGGATGATTCTGGAATACCTTTTTTCGAAATACTCCAGCCTGAGAAGGACGTGAGCCCAAGAGTCCAACTTCCTTAGGTTTAGTCTTTAACAAAGACTAAATCATtagtctttggggtttttttaatgaaaaagtagcTATGGTTTTTCTGCTTTATGATTAAACTAGCAAACCTACAGGAGCATAAGGATGTATTGCTGGGGTTTGTTTGTGAAGCAGATGTAATAGTTTTAAGAACTGTTATTCTACAGCCATTTGTTACTGACTCCTCACTCAAGAAACAGTAACAGATAATTTTCATTGCAAAGAGAAAACTTTCCCTGAAACCGCTGTGAAGCACTCGTGTAGTCAGTGACCATGGCTGAGCTGAGAGAAGAAATGGCAGCTCCTTAAATCACTGCTATTGTTTCGCAAGCAAACATCTGGTTATACTTACGTATGCTGAGGATATGCCCGTTGGAGCAGGCCTTATTGATGACTTAAACAGTACATGCCAAACAAGCTTAGTCCTGAAGTGCTAAGCTAAGACATTTCTTCAGAATCAAAATTTTCACTAGTAAATATCcctagatattttttttttcttcccccctaaGACCATGCACTTGGACCGAGGTCCCTGTATTCTATCAAGTCCTTTTGTGGACCTTATGGGAGGCTCAGCTGTCAAAAGTGCCTTGGAAACCAAAATCCAAGTGCTGTGTGCATCAGCCTGCGTTTTCACATTAAGTCAGTTCCTCCAACAGATAAATAATGGCTCTAAACTGAAATAGATGATGCTGGGGTCTAAATCAAGGCTAACAACGTTCAGTTAAATTGAATTAGTCTAATCAGTTACAGTGAAAATTAACATTGAGTATGCAAATTTGAAACACACATGAAGGTTTCACCTGTGTGATTAGAGTACAAAAGATGAATGAAGAATCTTCAAACCCTTTCACTTCTCTTGTGTGTTTGTATTTAATCCTTGGGTATTTTTCCCCTCCACcttgtaaaaaatattttctgtgaacaAACTGAAACTCTTTAGCATGTTGTAGTCTTCAAGAGAAAATACTGACATGTTAAAAAATATGGTAAAAAATCCAACATCTGTGTTAATATTCctatacttgtttaaaaaaagaaagtcatcaGTGCACCCTGACTCAGGGTAGAAACCTCCAGAAGCAGTAGTGTGAATGGCGGTTCAAGCTTTCAGGTGACCTTGGAAGGCATAACCTTTTATGGCTTTTCATTTCAGTGCAACTCCAAGGATAATTTCTAAAGTAAGAGATGACCATCAAGAAGCTGACAACAAACGACCTCTTCCTTTAGTACCCTTAAATGATTTGGAGCCTATCACTAGCATCCAGATCTGGTTAGCTGATGGGAAAAGGATAGTTCAGAAATTCAATGTTTCTCACAGGTAAGATTTATTTTAGCACTGTCCTATGTGTTTGCATCGGAACTATTTATCCTATGACACAATAGGTCTCTAAATTCTGTGGGTAAtaattttgcccccccccccccccacacacacacaccctgtgcACTTAACGCTGGAGAGCTGTTCAGCTGTATCTAGAATACTTCCTCTGAAATTTTTGAGAAACTGATGAATTTTTAGTTGACAAGAGGAGGGTGTAAGAGGAACCTGGAGTGACCTTAACTAGTTAGTGCATAACTGTAGTTAAAAATCTGCCCAGGAAATTTTAGGGCTTCCTTGTAGCTTATTGCAAGttaaggtgtatatatatattgctcATTACTGGAGGAGGCAATTCAGCAGAATTCTTGCACAGCTTTCAGGATGACAGATATCTCACAAAATGACTACATCTGGGGCAAATCACTTAatgactagcttttttttttttttttttttgagtgtagACTGCACCACAGATGTTGAATTTTAGCAAATCCACTTGTATCCCTTCCAGCATGCAAAGGGAACTGGAGGATGTGACTTAGATTTGAGCCAGAGGAACCTCCAGGGAGGGACAGAGTCAGTGCATTAAGCAGGGGAGGTTATTCACCTACATGTCAGTCCTGTCAGCAAGGACAGAATAGAATGCATCTAGTATATTTAATTCTCATTATTAAAACTTCCAGTTCCCCAAAGAGGCTTGTAAATGGGGATAAAGTCAGAAAGTGTCAGCATAGCATATATATATGCTGGAACTTTGAGAAGGTGGGATTAACTATTTAAATTGTAGAGCTACTGCCTTTAAAGACCTTTCTCAAATTTGTAATTTGCTGCCCCGGTACTGCAGTCACATAATATTGAAAGGACATGTTGCCTGTTCTGCTCTCCAAAGCAATTTAAAGTGATCATAGGTTTAACGCAATCTAGGCTGCTGTTAGGATAAACTGGGTATGGCTTTGTGTCTGGTCAGAAGGAAAGCATAGCAGTTGCAGGCTAATGATTGCAACTTTTTTCCGTAAGTAGTACTGCTTTGTTACTGTTACCTCTAGAGGCCTCAGGTGTGAACTGAAACACTTGTGATGTACTGCTGAAGGTCAGTTGCTATTTTGATTATAAATCCGTAAGTGGAGGCCTTACTACTTTTATTATTCCAAGTTTGCTTTCGTCTTTGTGGTAAATAATAGTATAAAAAGCTGCTAAGTGCTCTTGGAGAAAACAAGCCTGACATAAGCTGCCTTGCTGATGTGATGCTCTTTTTCTAAAAAGCCTGCAATGAATATTCCATGATAACGTATATTCTTGCCACGGGACCGTCATGCTTCTGGGCTGTATGTAGTATGTGTCTATGGCCTAATAAGAAATAGGAGGAAATCCTTGTAGGGTAGAGAACCTCAAGCATTACGATTGCAAGTATGGCAGTAATATGCTCCTTTCAGTGGGAGAAGCAGAAAACGGTCAACTATTTGTTAACCAAACTGTAGCATGTAGTATATATATTGCAGTGCCTGGGCAAAAGGCAAAATGGTTACTTCTACCCTTTCATAGGTGGAATGTGTATATTCCGCATAAATTCATGCTTTGGATGAGTTTAAATACTGACGAAAGCATGGGAGCAGAAGTGCAGGTAGCATTGCAATACTGCAGTATGGGGAATTGAGGAGATCACTGGAGTGAAACTACTAGCGGAGCAGTTCTGTAGGGATAGCACACACGCAGCTAGGTCCCAAATCCAGTTCTGTCCCCTCTTGAGGACTTGCCACGTTACTGTGACTTTGCAGCGTGGGATATGGAACCTAGAAAGGGATTTGCTCATCCTAAAGTGGATATCTGAAGGCTAATCACCTGAATATCTCTGGGGACTTGATGAGCTTTGACATCTGCAGATAGACACCTGGAAGCATAAGTGCCTAACCAAAAATTAAATCCTGCTCCAGTTATTTCAGGCAGTAGGCTCCTAAGACCAAATACTGTTTCTTGATTGAGACCTGTATGCACAGGAGTTAGGCACTGGCTGTATCTGTCCTACTAAGTGTGGCCAAGGCATAGGAACTTGGTCATCTGTGCTGCTAAACTGTTAGAACAGCTTTTACCCAGGCCACCTAGCGTTCTCCCAAGCAATACCCAAACTCGGTTCAGGAGTTAGACTGTGGACAGTTCCTTGTAGGCAGTAAACCCTGGGAGCTACCTGATTCGTGGGGGAGAGGAAGGATGAATTTAAAAATTTGCCTGTGGCCAGACTCTGCCAGTTGGCCTCAGGACCAGAGAATGGGCATTGACGCCATTTAGTTTACTGATACAGATGTATCCTGTCATCTTCATTTTCTAATCAAATTGGTCACTCCTGACTCTTCCTTGTTACCACAAAACCTGCCTTGCTTGTTGTCCCAAGGTTCTTTAGAGATTCAAGCTGGCTATTAAGGGGTAATGAATTCACTACTGCTCCTGCTTTGGTAGGACGAGACTATATTTAGACTTAATATTTGGGCAAGCTTTGCaaacctttatttttattatcgTGCTGCTACATACACTACACACTAGAGACTTGCTTATTCTGGCTCATGGTTATAGAGACCTCAGATAAGAGCTCTGCCAGCTGTTAAGAAATGGGGGCTTGTGTTACTGCCATGTGAGCCACAGTGAGACATCTGGGTACCTGGAGCAAAATGCGCTCATCTTTTCCCCTTGGGATTGCCCTAAGAACATGTGAACCTTGGTCCTCCCTCTCAAGTGGTCCAGGCACTTCAAGATACCCCTTCTGTATTCCTCCACGTCTGTCTCCTCAGTGGTTTATCAGAAACCTGGGCCATCAGCTGCTGTGTGAAATGGGTGTCTCATTCTGTTCTTGAGGTGGCTCTGTGTATTGTGCGTATGTTCTGTGTTGGGATTTGAGCACTTAATgatgagttttctttttctcttctcagaaTAAGCCATGTCAGAGACTTCATAGCAAAATATCAAGGATCAGAGGGAAGGGTTCCCTTTACACTGACTACTTCTCTGCCCTTTCAAGAGCTGCGGGATGAGACACTCACACTAGAGGAAGCAAAGTTGCAAAATGCTGTTGTTGTTCAGAGACTTCAGAAAACAACTGAGCCTTTCAGACACTCGTAGTGAAAAAGCACCTGAGAGTGACTGTAAAACTGCTGCTACATCTAAAGGACATCTCAAGAATGAGCAAAACAACGCAATCAAAAGCACGAGTACAAATTAGATTTTAACTGGCTAAAAGCTACACACAGACAGAACTAGACAAAACCAAAAATGTAACCAGCAATATGTGGATGCACTATGATCCTCACATAGCTGCACTCTCAGCA is drawn from Apteryx mantelli isolate bAptMan1 chromosome 3, bAptMan1.hap1, whole genome shotgun sequence and contains these coding sequences:
- the UBXN2A gene encoding UBX domain-containing protein 2A isoform X2 yields the protein MKEVDNIKTVKDEWMCKSGTDDQILNGTEQNCDYFVNNLFEEAQKVGAICMPPATVKNQVDIIIKLWKNGFTVNDGELRSYTDVANQQFLNSVKKGELPFELRKIFDKEEVDVKVEDKKDEVYLSSKKPMFHPFSGHGYRLGSATPRIISKVRDDHQEADNKRPLPLVPLNDLEPITSIQIWLADGKRIVQKFNVSHRISHVRDFIAKYQGSEGRVPFTLTTSLPFQELRDETLTLEEAKLQNAVVVQRLQKTTEPFRHS
- the UBXN2A gene encoding UBX domain-containing protein 2A isoform X1; translated protein: MKEVDNIKTVKDEWTLFCRMCKSGTDDQILNGTEQNCDYFVNNLFEEAQKVGAICMPPATVKNQVDIIIKLWKNGFTVNDGELRSYTDVANQQFLNSVKKGELPFELRKIFDKEEVDVKVEDKKDEVYLSSKKPMFHPFSGHGYRLGSATPRIISKVRDDHQEADNKRPLPLVPLNDLEPITSIQIWLADGKRIVQKFNVSHRISHVRDFIAKYQGSEGRVPFTLTTSLPFQELRDETLTLEEAKLQNAVVVQRLQKTTEPFRHS